A single genomic interval of Bacillus smithii harbors:
- the spoIIIAA gene encoding stage III sporulation protein AA, with protein MEEIFDYLPKTIADEMKRLPDNYWMKVEEIRMRIGRPLEIAVKGRPLFLSHVVTKEDGETFMSKISHHSFYTLEEELKRGYITIEGGHRVGLAGKVILENGQVKGLRHLSSFNIRIAREIIGISRPLIPFLFEKGWKHTMIIGAPQTGKTTLLRDIARVVSTGCDQLNIPPLKVGIVDERSEIAGCMFGIPQLSFGPRVDVLDACPKAEGMMMMIRSMSPDVLVVDEIGREEDRMAVLEAVNAGVKLVMTTHGDSLEEIQKRPLLADIVNRQLIERYVELTREKGPGTISVIRGEKGQRLSRQMRVEKG; from the coding sequence GTGGAAGAAATTTTTGATTATTTGCCAAAGACAATTGCGGATGAAATGAAGCGACTGCCCGACAACTATTGGATGAAAGTGGAAGAAATCCGTATGAGAATTGGTCGTCCGCTTGAGATCGCTGTCAAGGGACGCCCCCTGTTTCTTTCTCATGTTGTCACGAAAGAGGACGGGGAAACGTTTATGAGTAAAATAAGCCACCATTCTTTTTATACGCTGGAAGAAGAATTGAAACGGGGGTACATTACCATCGAAGGAGGGCATCGAGTGGGGCTGGCGGGAAAAGTCATCCTTGAAAATGGACAAGTCAAGGGATTGCGCCATTTGTCCTCTTTTAATATAAGAATTGCCCGGGAGATCATAGGGATTTCACGTCCTCTTATCCCTTTTTTATTTGAAAAAGGATGGAAACATACGATGATTATCGGGGCTCCCCAGACAGGAAAAACGACTCTTCTCCGTGATATCGCCAGAGTCGTTTCGACCGGTTGTGACCAATTGAATATTCCACCCTTAAAAGTAGGAATTGTCGATGAACGTTCCGAAATCGCCGGCTGTATGTTTGGGATTCCTCAGCTTTCCTTTGGACCAAGAGTGGATGTGTTGGATGCATGTCCAAAAGCGGAAGGCATGATGATGATGATTCGTTCGATGAGTCCGGATGTTTTAGTAGTAGATGAAATCGGGCGGGAAGAGGATCGAATGGCTGTGCTGGAAGCGGTCAATGCAGGGGTAAAGCTTGTCATGACGACACACGGAGATTCTCTTGAAGAGATTCAAAAACGCCCTCTTCTTGCTGATATTGTCAATCGGCAATTAATCGAAAGGTATGTGGAACTGACACGAGAAAAAGGTCCCGGTACTATTTCCGTCATTAGAGGAGAAAAAGGGCAACGGCTGTCCCGCCAAATGAGGGTGGAAAAAGGATGA
- a CDS encoding YqhR family membrane protein, with translation MDGNANGKNQSEHSQPTMSMFAYVAVTGFFGGLLWSFVAYFAYWFHFTTIEPNVLLEPFTVGKWRETWIGFFMTLFAYGIVSILAAFIYYLCFKKIKSMWMGVGYGIALFLVVIFIFNPIFPGIKHWKHISFHTYVTSLCLYSLYGLFVGFSISYQYGEVYGQYYKKLQKQENQ, from the coding sequence ATGGACGGAAATGCAAATGGAAAGAATCAATCAGAACACAGTCAGCCAACGATGTCAATGTTTGCATATGTGGCCGTTACAGGCTTTTTTGGAGGATTGTTATGGAGTTTTGTGGCTTATTTTGCCTACTGGTTTCATTTTACCACGATTGAACCGAATGTTTTGCTGGAACCGTTTACTGTAGGAAAATGGCGGGAAACATGGATTGGTTTTTTCATGACATTGTTCGCTTATGGAATCGTTTCGATTCTAGCGGCCTTTATCTACTATCTTTGCTTCAAAAAAATAAAATCTATGTGGATGGGAGTAGGATATGGGATTGCCTTGTTTTTGGTTGTCATATTTATTTTCAACCCAATTTTTCCCGGCATAAAACATTGGAAACACATTTCTTTTCATACTTATGTGACAAGTCTTTGTCTCTATTCGCTTTATGGCTTATTTGTCGGATTTTCCATTTCTTATCAATATGGAGAAGTATATGGTCAATATTATAAAAAGCTTCAAAAACAAGAAAATCAATAA
- a CDS encoding M24 family metallopeptidase produces MEKIKRLREQFAQAGIDGMLVTSPFNRRYMTNFTGTSGVALISEEKALFITDFRYVEQAGNQAKGYEIVQHAVPIHEEVAKQAEKLGIQKLGFEKDYLTFSNYQDYQKAFKGELVPVGDIIENLRLIKSESEIKILKEAADIADAAFKHILDFIKPGITELEVANELEFFMRKCGATSSSFDTIVASGKRSALPHGVASDKIIEKGDLVTLDYGALYKGYVSDITRTVAVGEPSDDLKNIYQIVLEAQLLAVEKIKPGMTGKEADAIARNYIAEKGFGDRFGHSLGHGIGLEVHEKPLLSMRSDIVLQPGMVVTVEPGIYVPGLGGVRIEDDTIITSSGNETITHSTKELIIL; encoded by the coding sequence ATGGAAAAAATCAAAAGACTTCGTGAACAATTTGCTCAAGCCGGTATTGATGGGATGCTAGTGACAAGCCCCTTTAATCGACGCTATATGACAAATTTCACCGGAACGAGCGGAGTAGCGCTTATTTCTGAGGAAAAAGCTTTATTTATTACCGATTTTCGCTACGTGGAACAAGCAGGGAATCAGGCAAAAGGATATGAAATTGTCCAACATGCCGTTCCCATTCATGAAGAAGTGGCGAAACAGGCTGAAAAGCTAGGCATTCAAAAATTAGGCTTTGAAAAAGATTACTTAACCTTTTCCAATTATCAAGACTATCAGAAAGCTTTTAAAGGCGAGCTAGTTCCTGTCGGTGATATCATCGAAAACTTGCGCTTGATTAAGAGCGAATCAGAGATTAAGATATTAAAGGAAGCTGCCGATATTGCCGATGCTGCGTTTAAACATATTTTGGACTTTATCAAACCGGGAATCACTGAGCTTGAAGTCGCCAATGAACTTGAGTTCTTTATGAGAAAGTGCGGGGCAACTTCTTCTTCGTTTGATACGATCGTTGCTTCAGGAAAAAGATCCGCTTTGCCGCACGGAGTGGCCAGCGATAAAATCATCGAAAAAGGGGACTTAGTCACTCTTGACTATGGAGCCCTTTACAAAGGATATGTTTCCGATATTACTCGCACGGTAGCCGTTGGCGAGCCTTCCGACGATTTGAAAAACATTTATCAAATTGTTCTCGAGGCTCAATTGTTGGCGGTGGAAAAAATAAAACCGGGAATGACCGGGAAAGAAGCAGACGCGATTGCGAGAAACTACATAGCAGAAAAAGGTTTCGGCGATCGATTTGGCCATTCTCTTGGTCATGGAATTGGATTGGAAGTTCATGAAAAGCCTTTATTGTCTATGCGTTCGGATATTGTGCTGCAGCCGGGAATGGTTGTAACGGTTGAACCGGGGATCTATGTGCCCGGTCTTGGCGGAGTCCGCATTGAAGACGATACGATTATCACGAGCAGCGGCAATGAAACGATCACGCATTCAACAAAAGAATTGATTATTTTGTAA
- the efp gene encoding elongation factor P, which produces MISVNDFRTGLTIEVDGEIWRVLDFQHVKPGKGAAFVRSKLRNLRTGAIQEKTFRAGEKVERAQIDNRKMQYLYANGDQHVFMDNETYEQIELSSSQIEYELKFLKENMEVFIMMYQGETIGVELPNTVELTVVETEPGVKGDTASGGTKPATLETGLVVQVPFFVNEGDKLVINTSDGSYVSRA; this is translated from the coding sequence ATGATTTCAGTAAATGATTTTCGAACAGGTTTGACGATTGAAGTTGATGGAGAAATTTGGCGCGTACTGGATTTCCAGCACGTGAAACCGGGTAAAGGAGCGGCATTCGTTCGTTCGAAGCTGCGCAACTTGCGCACAGGCGCCATTCAAGAAAAAACGTTTCGCGCCGGCGAAAAAGTAGAAAGAGCACAAATTGATAATCGAAAAATGCAATACTTGTATGCAAACGGCGATCAACACGTTTTCATGGATAATGAAACATACGAACAAATCGAATTAAGCAGCTCCCAAATCGAGTACGAATTAAAATTCTTAAAAGAAAATATGGAAGTTTTCATTATGATGTATCAAGGAGAAACAATCGGTGTGGAACTTCCGAATACAGTGGAATTGACGGTCGTGGAAACGGAACCAGGAGTTAAAGGAGATACAGCATCAGGCGGTACAAAACCAGCAACGCTTGAAACAGGGCTTGTCGTACAAGTTCCGTTCTTTGTAAATGAAGGCGACAAACTCGTTATTAACACATCAGACGGCTCATACGTTTCAAGAGCGTAA
- the aroQ gene encoding type II 3-dehydroquinate dehydratase has protein sequence MHILLLNGPNLNRLGKREPAIYGTETLDSIEKRVREKGKEFGAEVVCFQSNYEGALIDRIHQAEDEGIEGVIFNPGAFTHYSYALRDAIASVQVPVIEVHLSNIHRRESFRHHSVIAPEVIGQIVGLGALGYELALQAIIQYIQGRES, from the coding sequence GTGCATATACTTTTATTAAACGGCCCGAACTTAAATCGTTTAGGAAAACGAGAACCGGCGATTTATGGAACCGAAACATTGGATTCCATTGAGAAAAGAGTTCGGGAAAAAGGAAAAGAGTTTGGAGCAGAGGTGGTTTGTTTCCAATCTAACTATGAAGGGGCCCTGATTGACCGCATTCATCAAGCAGAAGACGAAGGGATAGAAGGCGTCATTTTCAATCCAGGGGCTTTTACGCATTACAGCTATGCGCTAAGAGATGCAATAGCTTCCGTTCAAGTCCCGGTGATAGAAGTTCATTTGTCAAACATACATCGACGTGAATCCTTTCGACACCATTCTGTCATCGCTCCCGAAGTCATTGGTCAAATTGTCGGATTGGGGGCACTGGGTTATGAGTTGGCGCTTCAAGCCATTATTCAGTACATACAGGGGAGAGAATCTTAA